A single Aminivibrio sp. DNA region contains:
- a CDS encoding prolipoprotein diacylglyceryl transferase encodes MRPVLFEFGGIKVYSYYVLWTFALCLAVFLTRRRMTDLYGLSDDDARVIIAFSFAGMLLGARAGTAVEFWQMYSAEPWRLLRFWEGGLSAVPAFLGAGAAGIAASWKRGIPLWVTADSAAVPAAFTVALGRWGCFLNGCCGGTETSVPWAVTFPGDPSAALRHPTQLYYAFGALFIGAALQWTEQNHLSFGRDRRIRGAVLWPLFMVFYALLRIVADPFRAEYETAGLRGTRYILFAVLFFGALWVVFSLLFRRERRKC; translated from the coding sequence GTGCGTCCCGTTCTTTTCGAATTCGGCGGAATCAAGGTCTACAGCTATTATGTGCTGTGGACCTTCGCTTTGTGTCTCGCGGTGTTTCTCACCAGGAGAAGGATGACGGATCTCTACGGTCTCTCCGACGATGACGCAAGGGTGATCATCGCCTTCTCCTTTGCCGGCATGCTCCTCGGCGCAAGGGCCGGCACGGCCGTTGAATTTTGGCAAATGTACTCAGCCGAACCGTGGCGTCTTCTCCGTTTCTGGGAAGGAGGGCTCTCCGCAGTTCCCGCCTTTCTCGGCGCCGGAGCCGCAGGTATTGCCGCATCGTGGAAGAGAGGCATCCCGCTGTGGGTAACCGCCGATAGTGCCGCCGTACCTGCGGCGTTCACCGTAGCCTTGGGGCGGTGGGGGTGTTTTTTGAACGGATGCTGCGGCGGGACGGAAACATCAGTTCCCTGGGCGGTAACCTTTCCGGGCGATCCTTCGGCGGCGCTCAGGCATCCCACCCAGCTGTATTACGCCTTCGGTGCCCTCTTCATAGGCGCCGCCCTGCAGTGGACAGAACAGAACCATCTCAGTTTCGGCCGGGACAGGCGCATCAGGGGAGCGGTTCTCTGGCCTCTTTTCATGGTTTTTTACGCTCTTCTCAGGATCGTTGCCGATCCTTTCCGGGCGGAGTATGAAACTGCGGGTCTCAGAGGTACCCGGTACATCCTGTTTGCCGTTCTTTTCTTCGGGGCTCTCTGGGTGGTCTTTTCCCTCCTTTTCCGGAGGGAGCGAAGAAAATGCTGA
- a CDS encoding TRAP transporter permease: MKKILSALLPGESIPTRKLSGAAGRAALVLTVSTALVHFWMNSVGLLIAIKMNAIHLGTLMAIIFLFYPAFAGSPRERPSMPDWVLAGVSLGCMAWLLLTYDRLIQSNLQATFTDLAVAVVTMVLLVEASRRAVGLPLTVLSLLFLAYTRLGPYFPGLFAHRGFNWERIIIRMALTDQGIYGVTLMVSSSYVFMFILFGAFLAASGTSEFFNDFSLALAGRYRGGPAKVAVVASALMGSISGSAQANVATTGAFTIPLMKRVGYMPYFAGAVEAAASTGGILMPPIMGASAFIMSTFLGIPYVKIMIAGFTPALLYYLAIMFMVDLRAKKRGLKGMEPGDIPSLKATMLDKGHMTIPLAVIIYLLVAGYTPLYSAFLGLFAIVLVSSLKRSTRMGIREVIEALDGGTRSAAPVGISCAIVGFIVGAVGMTGLGQVIAMNIIMFAGGKLWAALILCMIAAIVLGMGLPATPCYIITATIAAPALQQMGVHPLAAHFFAFYYGTMSAVIPPVALTSYTAAGLAGARPFKVAMAALGLALSGLLLPFLFVYNPDLLFIDFVLPRYLLDVFTAIVGVFSLSCGIIGMFKRDMPFFERALFVLAGIFMVNPLRVLRISSFVFFAVLVALHWFSAGGAARRETSP; the protein is encoded by the coding sequence ATGAAAAAAATACTTTCCGCACTTCTGCCGGGAGAGTCCATCCCAACAAGAAAACTGTCCGGAGCAGCAGGCAGGGCCGCCCTTGTCCTTACCGTTTCCACAGCTCTTGTCCATTTCTGGATGAACAGCGTCGGCCTGCTCATTGCCATCAAGATGAATGCCATTCACCTCGGAACCCTCATGGCGATCATCTTTCTTTTTTATCCGGCATTTGCCGGATCCCCCAGAGAACGCCCTTCCATGCCCGACTGGGTTCTGGCGGGCGTCTCCCTCGGGTGCATGGCTTGGCTGCTTCTCACCTATGACAGACTGATTCAGTCGAACCTTCAGGCCACCTTCACCGACCTTGCGGTCGCAGTAGTCACCATGGTACTTCTGGTAGAAGCGAGCCGAAGGGCCGTCGGCCTGCCCCTGACAGTGCTCAGCCTCCTTTTCCTCGCCTATACCCGCCTCGGGCCTTACTTCCCCGGGCTCTTCGCCCACAGAGGATTCAACTGGGAAAGAATCATCATCCGGATGGCTCTCACTGACCAGGGAATTTACGGTGTCACCCTCATGGTTTCTTCCAGCTACGTTTTCATGTTTATCCTCTTTGGAGCATTCCTGGCGGCCTCCGGAACAAGCGAGTTCTTCAACGACTTCTCCCTCGCCCTCGCCGGGAGATACAGGGGAGGGCCCGCCAAGGTGGCTGTGGTAGCCTCGGCTCTCATGGGGAGCATTTCTGGAAGTGCCCAGGCCAATGTCGCTACCACGGGGGCATTCACCATTCCGCTGATGAAGAGGGTGGGGTACATGCCTTATTTCGCCGGGGCTGTTGAAGCGGCTGCCAGTACCGGCGGCATCCTCATGCCGCCCATCATGGGTGCATCCGCTTTTATCATGAGCACCTTCCTGGGGATTCCCTACGTGAAAATTATGATCGCCGGCTTCACTCCCGCGCTTCTGTATTATCTCGCCATCATGTTCATGGTGGACCTGAGGGCCAAGAAAAGGGGGTTGAAGGGCATGGAACCAGGAGATATCCCTTCCCTCAAGGCGACGATGCTCGACAAGGGACACATGACCATTCCTCTCGCGGTCATCATCTACCTTCTCGTGGCAGGCTACACGCCCCTGTATTCCGCCTTCCTCGGTCTGTTTGCCATCGTTTTGGTCTCTTCCCTGAAGCGGTCAACCCGCATGGGGATACGGGAGGTCATCGAGGCTCTGGACGGAGGAACCAGGAGCGCCGCACCGGTCGGTATTTCCTGCGCTATTGTGGGCTTCATCGTCGGTGCTGTTGGGATGACGGGGTTGGGCCAGGTGATCGCCATGAACATCATTATGTTTGCAGGAGGAAAACTCTGGGCCGCCCTCATCCTGTGCATGATCGCCGCCATTGTCCTCGGCATGGGGCTTCCCGCAACGCCCTGCTATATCATAACGGCAACGATCGCCGCTCCGGCACTCCAACAGATGGGAGTCCACCCCCTGGCGGCTCATTTCTTCGCCTTCTACTACGGCACAATGTCGGCGGTGATCCCACCCGTGGCCCTGACAAGCTACACGGCTGCCGGGCTCGCGGGAGCACGCCCCTTTAAGGTGGCCATGGCCGCCCTGGGGCTGGCTCTCTCCGGCCTGCTGCTGCCGTTCCTGTTCGTTTACAATCCCGATCTTCTTTTCATAGACTTCGTTCTGCCGAGGTATCTTCTCGACGTTTTCACCGCCATTGTCGGCGTGTTTTCCCTTTCCTGCGGCATCATAGGAATGTTCAAAAGGGACATGCCCTTCTTTGAAAGAGCACTGTTTGTCCTGGCGGGAATTTTCATGGTCAATCCGCTGAGAGTGCTGCGAATCTCGAGCTTCGTTTTTTTTGCCGTGCTCGTGGCCTTGCACTGGTTCTCCGCAGGCGGGGCGGCCAGGAGAGAGACGTCCCCCTGA
- a CDS encoding Do family serine endopeptidase has product MKTVNSRSSFFRTSKALIAAVLVLSALLASAPAFAQDPFSGNPVAKIARELSPAVVNIDVETMVTRPIHPFADDPFFRQFFGEEFRRFSRTIPMKGRGSGFIVSREGHILTNNHVVEGADKITVTFSDGKVHEAKVLGKDPTYDLAVLKIDGNGKDFPVLELGDSDKSEVGEWVVAIGNPFGLEHSVTVGVISAKNRSIHAGDVNFDGFLQTDAAINPGNSGGPLIDLNGRVVGINTAIVPYAQGIGFAVPVNMAKQVMDDLIRYGSVKRGWLGVYIQSLTREFAEAYGIEEENGAIISDVVADSPAEKAGLQRGDAILTVNDEKVKNNQEFVSKIRQRLAGEKVTLGIIRQRKKINVQVTLGEIPGNEGAAIAAASAGSKMLKDLGLEVAPVSEEIQKKHNLKNREGLVVTAVEEGSFAALGGIREGDILLEVNGVRLKSPEDLERADSKRGRSTVLLVWRDGRTFFVSIRGRN; this is encoded by the coding sequence ATGAAAACAGTAAACAGCAGGTCATCGTTTTTCAGAACATCCAAAGCGCTCATTGCAGCGGTACTGGTCCTTTCGGCTCTTCTCGCCTCGGCGCCCGCCTTTGCCCAGGATCCCTTTTCAGGCAATCCTGTGGCGAAAATCGCCAGGGAACTTTCTCCGGCGGTGGTGAACATCGATGTGGAGACCATGGTAACCAGACCTATCCACCCCTTTGCCGACGATCCATTCTTCAGGCAGTTCTTCGGCGAGGAATTCAGACGGTTTTCCCGCACCATCCCGATGAAGGGGCGGGGATCCGGGTTCATCGTTTCCAGGGAAGGGCACATTCTCACCAATAATCACGTTGTTGAAGGAGCGGACAAGATAACCGTCACCTTCTCCGACGGCAAAGTCCATGAAGCAAAAGTTCTCGGCAAGGACCCCACCTACGACCTGGCCGTTCTGAAAATCGACGGGAACGGAAAGGATTTCCCCGTCCTTGAACTTGGAGATTCAGACAAAAGCGAAGTAGGTGAATGGGTCGTGGCCATCGGGAATCCCTTCGGTCTTGAGCATAGCGTCACCGTCGGTGTCATCTCCGCCAAAAACCGCAGCATTCATGCCGGAGATGTCAATTTCGACGGTTTCCTTCAGACCGACGCAGCCATCAACCCAGGCAACAGCGGAGGTCCGCTCATCGATCTCAACGGCCGGGTGGTCGGCATCAACACCGCCATCGTTCCCTATGCCCAGGGCATCGGTTTCGCAGTTCCCGTGAACATGGCAAAACAGGTCATGGATGATCTCATTCGTTACGGCAGCGTCAAAAGAGGCTGGCTTGGCGTATACATCCAGTCCCTCACTCGCGAATTTGCAGAAGCCTATGGAATAGAAGAAGAGAACGGAGCCATCATCAGTGACGTTGTGGCCGACTCTCCGGCGGAGAAAGCGGGGCTTCAGCGGGGAGACGCTATTCTCACCGTCAATGATGAGAAGGTAAAGAACAACCAGGAGTTCGTGTCCAAGATACGGCAGCGCCTTGCCGGAGAAAAAGTCACCCTGGGTATCATACGGCAGAGAAAGAAGATTAATGTGCAGGTTACACTCGGCGAGATACCGGGCAACGAAGGGGCGGCTATTGCAGCCGCTTCCGCCGGATCAAAAATGCTCAAGGACCTTGGTCTCGAAGTTGCTCCCGTTTCAGAAGAAATTCAGAAAAAGCACAATCTGAAGAACCGTGAAGGTCTCGTGGTCACAGCAGTGGAGGAAGGGTCCTTTGCCGCCCTCGGCGGAATCCGTGAAGGAGATATCCTTCTTGAAGTGAACGGCGTCCGGCTGAAAAGCCCCGAGGACCTGGAGCGGGCGGACTCCAAAAGAGGACGGTCAACAGTACTTCTTGTATGGAGGGACGGAAGAACATTCTTCGTTTCCATACGGGGAAGAAACTGA
- the thrS gene encoding threonine--tRNA ligase gives MYELKEPEGKSVRLSSGTAGEALDKLGLKSGAVAAKLNGKAVDLSSEIMESGDIAPITADSEEGLDILRHSAAHLMAQAVSELYPGTRYGVGPSIKDGFYYDMEIPGGITEEDLPKIEKEMRRLAKRAIPVERREMTREEALAYFMEKNDPYKTEIISGLEEDHVSLYFQGDYADLCRGPHVPNTSYLKHFRLLTVAGAYWRGDEKNIMLTRVYGTAFATEDALEAYIRRMEEAKSRDHRRLGRELDLFSLQNEAPGFPFFHPKGMVIMNCLMDFWKKEHIKRGYSEIRTPLILDRDLWIRSGHWDHYRENMYFTEIDEHPFAIKPMNCPGGMLVYKTQLRSYRDLPMRMAELGVVHRHERSGVLHGLMRVRCFTQDDAHLYCRPDQVKDEIIGIMNLCDFIYRDVFGFKYTMELSTRPDNSMGSEEQWTIAENALKQALEETGSEYRLNAGDGAFYGPKIDFHLEDCIGRTWQCGTIQLDFQMPEKFDLSYVGADGKEHRPVMLHRTVLGSLERFFGILVENFAGAFPYWIAPVQVRILPVSGDFAEYAGTVAAELRDSGIRVEVDERDEKLGKKIRDAQSQKIPYMVVVGEKERKSGGVAPRERSRGDLGTMSMNQFREVLAAEFNPL, from the coding sequence ATGTATGAACTGAAAGAACCGGAAGGAAAAAGTGTGCGGCTTTCATCGGGAACAGCGGGGGAAGCACTGGACAAACTCGGCCTCAAAAGCGGCGCCGTGGCGGCGAAACTGAACGGAAAGGCTGTTGACCTATCCTCGGAAATCATGGAGAGCGGCGACATCGCTCCCATAACGGCCGACTCGGAAGAGGGACTGGACATCCTCCGTCACTCCGCAGCTCACCTTATGGCCCAGGCGGTGTCGGAACTTTATCCCGGTACCCGGTACGGTGTGGGCCCTTCCATAAAGGACGGATTCTACTACGATATGGAAATTCCCGGAGGCATCACCGAGGAAGACCTCCCCAAAATTGAAAAGGAAATGCGGCGCCTTGCAAAAAGGGCGATTCCCGTGGAACGGCGGGAAATGACCAGAGAGGAAGCCCTTGCCTACTTCATGGAGAAGAACGATCCTTACAAGACGGAGATCATATCCGGGCTGGAGGAGGATCATGTGTCCCTGTATTTCCAGGGTGACTACGCTGACCTCTGCCGCGGACCCCATGTGCCGAACACGTCCTACCTGAAGCATTTCCGCCTTCTCACCGTGGCGGGAGCTTACTGGAGGGGGGACGAAAAGAACATCATGCTCACCCGGGTCTACGGCACCGCTTTTGCTACCGAGGATGCCCTGGAGGCGTACATCCGCAGGATGGAAGAGGCGAAGAGCAGGGATCACCGCCGCCTCGGCAGGGAGCTTGATCTTTTCAGCCTCCAGAACGAGGCCCCCGGTTTTCCTTTCTTCCACCCAAAGGGCATGGTGATCATGAACTGTCTCATGGACTTCTGGAAGAAAGAGCACATAAAACGGGGGTACAGCGAGATCCGGACGCCTCTCATCCTGGACCGGGATCTCTGGATACGGTCCGGCCACTGGGATCACTACCGGGAAAACATGTATTTCACCGAAATCGACGAGCACCCCTTTGCCATCAAGCCCATGAACTGTCCGGGCGGCATGCTGGTCTACAAAACCCAGCTCAGGAGCTACCGTGACCTGCCCATGCGCATGGCGGAGCTCGGGGTGGTTCACAGGCATGAACGGAGCGGCGTTCTTCACGGGCTCATGAGGGTCAGGTGCTTCACCCAGGACGACGCCCATCTCTACTGCCGCCCCGACCAGGTCAAGGACGAGATCATCGGGATCATGAACCTCTGCGATTTCATTTACAGGGACGTTTTCGGCTTCAAGTACACCATGGAACTGTCCACCCGGCCGGATAACTCCATGGGCTCGGAAGAGCAGTGGACTATTGCTGAGAATGCCCTGAAGCAGGCCCTTGAAGAGACAGGGTCGGAGTACAGGCTGAACGCCGGCGACGGGGCATTCTACGGACCCAAGATCGACTTCCATCTCGAGGACTGCATAGGGAGAACCTGGCAGTGCGGCACCATACAGCTGGACTTCCAGATGCCCGAAAAGTTCGATCTCTCCTACGTGGGGGCCGACGGCAAGGAACACCGGCCAGTGATGCTCCACCGAACTGTCCTCGGCAGTCTTGAGCGTTTCTTCGGCATTCTTGTGGAGAACTTTGCCGGAGCATTTCCCTACTGGATCGCACCGGTGCAGGTGCGGATTCTTCCTGTTTCGGGCGACTTCGCTGAATACGCAGGTACCGTGGCGGCGGAGCTTCGGGATTCGGGAATCCGGGTGGAAGTGGACGAGCGGGATGAAAAGCTCGGCAAAAAAATCCGTGACGCCCAGAGCCAGAAAATTCCTTACATGGTAGTGGTGGGAGAGAAGGAAAGGAAGTCCGGCGGCGTCGCCCCCAGGGAGCGGAGCCGGGGCGATCTAGGGACCATGTCCATGAACCAGTTCAGGGAGGTCCTGGCTGCGGAGTTCAACCCTCTCTAG
- a CDS encoding polyribonucleotide nucleotidyltransferase has protein sequence MEKQFSVEVGGRPLVFATGKVAKQANGAVMASHGETTILATACITDKPRTGIDFFPLLVDFEERFYSAGKIPGGFIKREGRPSETAVLSCRMVDRSIRSLFDETMRHDVHVVATVLAVDQVNPPNVLAINAASAALSISDIPWGGPVGAVRIGLVDGELVVNPTEEQMLVSELDLLVAGHLEGVTMVECGSREVSEEVLVDALDLAQSEIRKIVGLFNEMRASVGREKLVLPTPPTFPDIDRWITDNLGAEIRDAVQIHEKKPRGDKLSAARNKAQEHFAEEYPDSADYIAAFIDEMVKKTVRSLIVDERVRVDGRAMDELRPITCETGILPRVHGSALFTRGETQALVVTTLGMMGVDDQILDGLKQDEPAKRFILHYNFPPYSVGEVRPMRGPGRREIGHGALAERALRPMIPEEADFPYVMRVVSDILESNGSSSQASICGGSLALMNAGVPMKKHVAGIAMGLIKEGDNVAVLTDIQGLEDHFGDMDFKVAGTRDGVTALQMDNKAGGITRGILEQALGQAKAARMAILEKMEAAIPAPAQLSPNAPRIFMTAIDPEKIRDVIGPGGKVIRGITQKTGVKINVEDNGEIYIAGSSQDKVDEALAIIRGLTKDLEAGEVYYGTVTRLMAFGLFIECLPGKEGLLHVSEVSTYRIPKVDDVFKVGDKVLVMVKEIDDMNRVNLTRRRILENEARISDEGLSDVLPAEKEREEVIAALAAAAKANPSPERDRPSHGGGRPDRGDRRGGGPRRHSSGGRE, from the coding sequence ATGGAAAAGCAGTTTTCAGTTGAAGTGGGAGGCCGACCTCTCGTATTCGCCACCGGCAAGGTGGCCAAACAGGCCAACGGAGCAGTGATGGCGAGTCACGGCGAGACGACGATCCTTGCCACGGCGTGCATTACCGACAAGCCGAGGACGGGGATCGATTTCTTTCCTCTCCTTGTTGATTTCGAGGAAAGATTCTATTCGGCGGGGAAAATACCCGGCGGCTTCATCAAACGTGAAGGCCGTCCTTCCGAAACCGCGGTTTTGAGCTGCCGGATGGTGGATCGATCCATCCGCTCGCTTTTTGACGAAACCATGCGCCACGACGTCCACGTGGTGGCCACGGTGCTGGCGGTCGACCAGGTCAACCCGCCCAACGTCCTTGCCATAAACGCCGCATCGGCGGCTCTTTCCATTTCCGACATTCCCTGGGGCGGCCCGGTGGGCGCCGTCCGCATCGGCCTCGTCGACGGAGAACTCGTGGTGAATCCGACAGAAGAGCAGATGCTCGTCTCGGAGCTCGATCTCCTCGTGGCCGGACACCTCGAGGGCGTTACCATGGTGGAGTGCGGTTCCAGGGAAGTTTCCGAAGAGGTCCTCGTGGATGCCCTTGACCTCGCCCAAAGCGAGATCAGGAAAATCGTCGGTCTCTTCAACGAGATGCGGGCTTCCGTCGGCCGGGAAAAACTCGTTCTGCCCACGCCTCCGACCTTTCCCGACATCGACCGGTGGATTACAGACAATCTCGGTGCCGAGATCAGGGATGCGGTGCAGATCCATGAGAAAAAACCCCGGGGTGACAAACTGTCAGCGGCGAGGAACAAGGCCCAGGAACATTTCGCTGAAGAATATCCGGACAGCGCAGACTATATCGCCGCCTTCATCGACGAGATGGTCAAGAAGACCGTGCGTTCTCTCATCGTGGACGAGCGGGTCCGGGTTGACGGCAGGGCCATGGACGAGCTTCGTCCCATCACCTGCGAGACGGGGATTCTCCCCAGGGTCCACGGTTCTGCTCTTTTTACCCGGGGCGAGACCCAGGCCCTCGTGGTGACCACCCTCGGCATGATGGGCGTGGACGACCAGATCCTGGACGGACTGAAACAAGACGAGCCCGCCAAGAGGTTCATTCTTCACTATAATTTTCCTCCCTATTCCGTGGGCGAAGTCCGTCCCATGAGGGGGCCGGGCAGAAGAGAAATCGGCCACGGAGCCCTTGCCGAAAGGGCGCTCCGTCCCATGATCCCTGAAGAGGCCGATTTTCCCTACGTCATGCGGGTTGTCTCCGACATCCTTGAATCAAACGGTTCGAGCTCCCAGGCCTCCATCTGCGGCGGAAGCCTCGCCCTGATGAATGCCGGCGTTCCCATGAAGAAGCACGTGGCCGGCATCGCCATGGGGCTCATCAAGGAAGGTGACAATGTTGCCGTCCTGACGGATATCCAGGGCCTCGAGGACCACTTCGGCGACATGGATTTCAAGGTGGCGGGAACCAGGGACGGAGTCACGGCCCTGCAGATGGACAACAAGGCCGGCGGCATCACCAGGGGGATCCTTGAGCAGGCCCTCGGGCAGGCAAAAGCGGCACGGATGGCCATCCTCGAGAAGATGGAGGCCGCCATTCCAGCGCCGGCGCAGCTTTCCCCCAACGCTCCCAGGATCTTCATGACCGCCATTGACCCCGAGAAGATCCGCGACGTCATCGGCCCCGGCGGAAAGGTCATCCGTGGAATCACCCAGAAGACCGGCGTGAAGATCAACGTGGAGGACAATGGTGAAATTTACATCGCCGGTTCCTCCCAGGACAAGGTTGACGAGGCCCTTGCCATTATCCGGGGCCTCACAAAGGACCTCGAAGCCGGCGAGGTGTATTACGGCACGGTTACCAGGCTCATGGCCTTCGGTTTGTTCATTGAATGCCTTCCCGGCAAGGAGGGGCTGCTCCACGTGAGCGAGGTGAGTACCTACAGGATCCCGAAGGTGGACGACGTCTTCAAGGTGGGGGACAAGGTACTGGTCATGGTCAAGGAGATCGACGACATGAACAGGGTGAACCTGACCAGGCGCCGCATCCTCGAGAACGAGGCCCGGATCTCGGACGAGGGCCTTTCCGACGTGCTTCCCGCCGAAAAGGAGCGGGAGGAGGTCATTGCCGCCCTTGCAGCGGCTGCAAAGGCCAATCCTTCCCCCGAGAGGGATCGCCCTTCTCACGGCGGCGGCAGGCCTGACCGGGGAGACAGGAGAGGCGGCGGACCCCGCCGTCATTCGTCCGGAGGAAGGGAATAA
- the rpsO gene encoding 30S ribosomal protein S15, with product MLEKDKKQGIISEYRTHSTDTGSPEVQVAMLTQRIRDLTEHLKIHKKDFHSRRGLLKMVGTRRKLLRYLRDKDFNRYKTLIERLGLRH from the coding sequence ATGCTGGAGAAAGACAAAAAACAGGGCATTATTTCGGAGTACCGTACCCACAGTACGGATACGGGATCTCCGGAGGTTCAGGTTGCCATGCTCACGCAGCGCATCCGTGATCTCACTGAGCACCTGAAGATTCACAAGAAGGATTTTCATTCCCGCCGCGGCCTTCTGAAAATGGTCGGAACGAGAAGAAAGCTTCTTCGGTATCTCAGGGACAAGGATTTCAACCGGTACAAGACGCTCATCGAGCGGCTCGGGCTTCGGCACTGA
- the dut gene encoding dUTP diphosphatase — MDVPVKIVREGMANQLPLPEYATAFSAGVDLRAAEDKVLLPGEWAAVPTGLRIELPEGYEGQVRPRSGLAARHGVTVLNAPGTIDSDYRGEIRVLLINHGKKSFTVTAGDRIAQLILAPVSRISWREEALGDSDRGEGGFGSTGRS; from the coding sequence ATGGACGTACCAGTAAAGATTGTCCGGGAGGGGATGGCGAACCAGCTACCCCTCCCGGAATATGCCACGGCTTTTTCAGCGGGCGTTGACCTGAGAGCTGCTGAAGACAAGGTCCTTCTTCCCGGTGAATGGGCCGCCGTCCCCACGGGGCTCAGGATCGAGCTTCCCGAGGGGTACGAAGGCCAGGTCAGGCCGAGGAGCGGCCTGGCTGCCAGGCACGGTGTCACGGTGCTGAACGCTCCGGGTACCATAGACAGTGATTACAGGGGCGAGATACGGGTGCTCCTCATTAACCACGGAAAGAAATCCTTCACCGTCACCGCCGGCGACAGGATTGCCCAGCTCATATTGGCCCCTGTGTCCAGGATTTCCTGGAGGGAGGAAGCCCTGGGGGACTCCGATCGGGGCGAGGGAGGTTTCGGCAGCACCGGCAGGAGTTGA
- a CDS encoding TAXI family TRAP transporter solute-binding subunit — MKWNKKILVLFCLAFFLLSAAGSAVASSKFVTIVTGSTGGTYYPIGTILANHFNAALMDRGYKWSAQSSGGTVENLDMMQRDEAEMAIAMANLTGFAYTGTGRYEGKKIENLRYVMGLWPDVTQFIVSGSSGIKTWADLKGKKVAVGPAASGTEFSSRVLLKALAGLSFDDIRAEYVGYSEASQALQNGQLDAFNAEAGVPVAAVAELYAGRQEVSMLEFSPEDLAKLKKEAPFYAGVLIPAGTYPNQEKELRVAGIKSALLVRKDVPEELVYDMLKIIYSRKEDLKNEHAAFTKVDFDNPVDGLFGAPLHPGAVKFFKEMGVTIPQDLLP, encoded by the coding sequence ATGAAGTGGAACAAAAAAATCCTGGTTCTGTTCTGCCTCGCGTTTTTCCTTCTCTCCGCCGCAGGGTCGGCTGTTGCCTCCAGCAAGTTCGTCACCATCGTCACCGGCTCCACCGGAGGTACTTACTATCCCATCGGCACTATCCTCGCCAACCATTTTAATGCCGCACTCATGGACAGGGGGTACAAATGGTCCGCCCAGAGTTCGGGAGGAACAGTGGAAAACCTTGACATGATGCAGCGCGACGAGGCCGAGATGGCCATCGCCATGGCGAACCTGACCGGTTTTGCCTATACCGGAACGGGCCGCTACGAAGGGAAGAAAATTGAGAACCTCCGCTATGTCATGGGCCTGTGGCCCGATGTGACCCAGTTTATAGTGAGCGGCTCCTCCGGCATCAAAACATGGGCAGATCTGAAGGGCAAGAAGGTCGCCGTCGGCCCTGCCGCCTCCGGAACGGAGTTTAGCTCCCGGGTTCTGCTGAAAGCTCTTGCGGGGCTCTCTTTCGACGATATCAGGGCGGAGTACGTTGGGTATAGCGAAGCTTCCCAAGCTCTTCAGAACGGCCAGCTCGATGCATTCAACGCCGAAGCCGGCGTTCCCGTGGCTGCCGTGGCCGAGCTTTATGCAGGGCGGCAGGAAGTGAGCATGCTTGAGTTCTCTCCCGAGGATCTTGCGAAATTGAAAAAAGAGGCTCCCTTTTACGCCGGAGTTCTCATCCCCGCCGGAACGTATCCTAACCAGGAAAAGGAACTCAGGGTGGCCGGAATCAAGTCTGCCCTTCTCGTAAGGAAGGATGTGCCTGAGGAACTTGTTTATGACATGCTGAAGATAATATACAGCAGGAAAGAAGACCTGAAGAATGAACACGCAGCCTTTACGAAGGTGGACTTCGACAATCCCGTGGACGGTCTGTTTGGCGCTCCCCTTCACCCGGGCGCTGTGAAGTTCTTCAAAGAAATGGGGGTAACCATTCCCCAGGATCTTCTTCCCTGA
- a CDS encoding response regulator transcription factor yields MPLLIIEDNRDLVQVLSEGFAENGFSVDSAFSGEKGLEKISRDNYGCIILDIMLPGIDGLQVLDTVRAQGNETPILLLTARDTVEDRVEGLNRGADDYLPKPFDFRELVARVNALLRRTADRQRSVLRCGGLELDPVSRECRIDGKPLSLRRREFDILELLLRNENQVFTRENLISSIWRKEYNGSSNVVDVHVKYLRDKLRPFGCDTFVVTVRGVGYKMNCPEYS; encoded by the coding sequence GTGCCGCTCCTCATCATCGAAGACAACAGAGATCTGGTCCAGGTTCTGTCGGAAGGGTTCGCTGAAAACGGTTTTTCCGTCGACAGCGCCTTTTCCGGGGAAAAAGGCCTGGAAAAGATCTCCCGGGACAACTACGGTTGCATCATCCTGGATATCATGCTCCCCGGAATCGACGGACTCCAGGTGCTTGACACCGTCAGGGCACAGGGAAACGAAACCCCGATCCTTCTTCTCACCGCCCGGGATACGGTAGAGGACAGGGTGGAGGGCCTGAACAGGGGGGCCGACGACTACCTTCCCAAGCCCTTCGACTTCAGGGAACTCGTTGCCAGGGTGAATGCTCTTCTTCGCCGTACCGCTGACAGGCAGCGCTCGGTACTTCGCTGCGGAGGGCTTGAACTCGACCCCGTGTCAAGGGAGTGCCGGATAGACGGCAAGCCCCTTTCTCTGAGACGGCGTGAATTCGACATCCTGGAACTGCTCCTCAGAAACGAAAACCAGGTCTTTACCCGTGAAAATCTCATTTCCTCTATATGGCGGAAAGAATACAACGGTTCGAGCAACGTGGTGGACGTCCACGTGAAATACCTCCGGGACAAGCTGCGCCCCTTCGGGTGCGACACTTTCGTGGTCACCGTGCGGGGAGTGGGATACAAGATGAACTGTCCGGAATACAGCTGA